Proteins found in one Fulvitalea axinellae genomic segment:
- a CDS encoding T9SS type A sorting domain-containing protein encodes MAIGDTQTFTVKYSPGDITTTGENHEASIAFTVEWLDDDDLPQEEEFTYTLKGSSVKHTIPNNAVSNITANLSDSELNLNTFATENIDNPQYTGTPTFAIEGVTSSIISLDDTDLNNVLLTYDNIGFAQLNITYPATAEYDTKTTSVLVTVSNRENNPADFDLSGLTATYGDLNNKVVIEDYFTGVPVGYDGTISVEALPSSNDVGTLAPDAGNNNKETFTYNNAGSVEIEVIFSQTDTYNEKIIRQTLTVGKKQIRPVISNGINNLKYNPQARDLNNYLSFEDASNDPYFGFTGSATFSNITSDTDLTITNDTDALFEIAKSGYVIEVSIDDRNHEIATANKDVTITVDKADLVITFNNASTTITPGSNSDEITLSDYDSFSDDNHNGTITYTEVDGDNSSTPPPPANDLIDITGIDSDIADPLKGGETWVMVTMTNSDRYEDADAWAKIEIGKAENPVTFNIPTGPYTYGDLDNTLDLTTGLNLFDYDGTPEFYVEPDTGAPGNPNSNHVASISGTVLTYTNAGHTVVKVDLPATDIFKSAVIRRTLTVDKATPTVQFQNFNKTYGDPQFSLLEQISNLPTDYSGTISFTNTNNFNGTNGTVSLSGSNDHLATVGDVGEVRLTVHLAEDANYNARDVNATLEIQKATPTLVFDNFTKKYKYGDNTFDLEDYAYVDEINPGTITFQVEEDFDDAIDLTGSIVTVKRSGVVKLRMNVATTDSYSAHHKIAELTVDRDFPAVTFNDFEALVLDEIELDDLITVPDDYSKANITYSVNNGTGTAELNGIDNSLLETLTTGTVSVTASLAQTDKYDMRVVSATVDIVKRPAPYSISFPDFSRAYGTNPLDLRNKVIVTGDGTLFRSQQIAVSHGMDMTLQTDSYEFSKVDNGNQVVSLSGAYNQTATINKVGVITLEFKINANDYFEEVKVTSNMTVNQISPSITFDNFQKTYGDEDFNLFDHLSVPSDYTGTIEFFDDGGTGSILLSGDSDADVEITGAGHVDIRVALGGDHNYEANNKTARLTIHKADLIPADIFSDFTKTFNDPDFNLDNRLNLPDDYTGAPTYSKATQNPLLGDVALTGDRMQHAELLVSGTIELTANIPHDDNYNSTTATATLTINKDDPVVTFGNIDKTYNDPNFELEATTNAPEPITYQVVSGSEYVALYINPSEPQKTYVSIRGAGTAVIKAVSEEGIINYNEGSATATITISKDDPAILFDNFTKVYGDEPFSLEDDTVLPSDYDGTFTYEKTDTNNTVAQLGGTNNSIVTIERAGAVNFKIVLSGDANYNPAHKVATMTVDRATPTVGFNIPPVTIGDQDLDLNNYIQPPGDYDGKVTYQIEASRDGGAVTLGGPNNEDLTIVQAGEVDIKATFNTDGKYSTASSVSTIVISKAATGITFAIADKTYGDEDFTLEAMSMPAGAEFEYEVVPGGTGDVRLYGDDNEFVEILGAGTVTIRAKALERTNYLPNFEDVTFTIFKADPTIDFQDQAVTYDPNQLFELQAGSVPEGVIDFALTGGTGAIVLEGDRNQFFTVLQAGYVDLTATFEETANFNSGTANAKLTIHKAEPVITFDDIQKTFDDDDFELEATAVSPGDITYSVENGTGAVSLYGDYNKEVRLVKAGNVTIRASIASTVNYKAGVADAELIINKADPLLVTDDADKTYGDVPFELFTVSRSDGDVTYSIDSGEEVISLDGNLVTILQSGVATIATRIEETDNYTSGLAFSTVRVEKAISTIDNFFNIVSTYGDAPFDLDATTNSDGVIRYVLESGDDVVSLNGNEITLLKSGTAMVKAYVQETDKYFASEKIITIEVLRATAVITNFNDLTNTYGDAPVTLTAGTNSDGSLSYSVVSGDDVISLDGAVVTFLKSGVAYIKATVPETDKFLSVERVIKVDVKRAFPKILNFADITATYLDRPVTLDATTNSDSPINYALTSGDDVISLDGPTFTTLKSGTATITASVNETEKYYAGELTITVTVQTARAWIQNIEDMTVKYDSPIFTYEATSNSDGTVLYELLSGSDVINLKDGKVTTLKAGTATVKAYVNDTERFESASRVVTVTVERAVTVIENFDNLVKTVDDPAFILTASSNSDAPISYAKVIDNGVIALEGNKVIIKSPGIAYVKASVPENDKFEAGEKVIAIQVNTVTDVTAAKAQSITVYPVPSDGEVNVEWDGHIDAIVVYDLKGNMVFNADGKGAENKVELNLASGMYVLKAKAGDNTFVKRISIK; translated from the coding sequence ATGGCCATAGGCGACACGCAAACATTCACGGTCAAATACTCTCCCGGAGATATCACTACCACAGGCGAAAACCATGAAGCCAGCATAGCTTTTACTGTTGAATGGCTGGATGATGACGATCTCCCTCAAGAGGAGGAATTCACTTATACGTTAAAAGGAAGCTCGGTCAAGCACACTATTCCAAATAACGCCGTATCCAATATCACGGCCAATCTAAGTGATTCCGAATTAAACCTGAACACTTTCGCCACTGAAAATATCGATAACCCGCAATATACCGGAACACCAACCTTCGCTATTGAGGGAGTGACATCAAGTATAATAAGTTTGGATGATACGGACCTCAACAATGTATTGCTTACCTATGACAACATAGGTTTTGCGCAATTAAACATTACCTACCCCGCCACTGCGGAATATGACACAAAAACCACATCCGTACTCGTAACAGTAAGCAACAGGGAAAACAACCCGGCGGACTTTGATCTAAGCGGTCTCACTGCAACCTACGGAGACCTGAATAATAAGGTGGTAATAGAGGACTACTTCACCGGTGTCCCCGTAGGTTATGACGGAACCATCAGCGTCGAGGCCCTTCCTAGCTCCAATGACGTAGGCACCCTCGCACCAGATGCGGGAAACAACAACAAGGAAACATTCACCTACAACAACGCCGGTTCCGTAGAAATCGAGGTGATCTTTTCTCAAACCGACACTTATAACGAAAAGATTATCAGACAAACGCTTACCGTAGGGAAAAAGCAGATCAGACCAGTTATCAGTAATGGAATCAATAATCTGAAGTACAATCCGCAAGCTAGGGACTTGAATAATTACCTTAGCTTCGAAGACGCTTCAAATGACCCTTACTTTGGATTTACAGGAAGCGCTACATTCTCAAATATAACCTCCGATACGGATCTCACGATCACCAACGATACGGACGCGCTTTTCGAAATCGCAAAAAGCGGATACGTAATCGAAGTTAGCATCGATGACCGTAACCATGAAATTGCAACAGCAAACAAAGACGTAACCATAACGGTAGACAAAGCCGATTTGGTAATTACCTTCAACAATGCCTCAACAACTATTACCCCCGGCAGTAATTCCGATGAAATTACGCTTTCGGATTATGACTCATTCAGTGACGACAACCATAACGGAACGATCACTTACACCGAAGTTGATGGTGACAATAGCTCTACCCCTCCACCCCCAGCCAATGACTTAATTGACATTACAGGCATTGACTCTGATATAGCAGATCCATTAAAAGGTGGCGAAACTTGGGTAATGGTCACAATGACCAACTCAGACCGATATGAAGATGCCGACGCTTGGGCAAAAATAGAAATCGGGAAAGCGGAAAACCCCGTCACCTTTAATATCCCTACGGGGCCATATACATACGGAGACCTTGACAATACTTTAGACCTTACCACAGGCCTTAACCTATTTGATTATGACGGCACTCCGGAATTTTACGTGGAGCCTGATACTGGCGCTCCCGGCAACCCAAATTCCAATCATGTCGCTTCTATCAGCGGAACGGTACTAACATACACCAACGCCGGACATACGGTGGTCAAAGTTGACTTGCCCGCTACCGACATATTTAAGTCAGCGGTTATCCGCAGAACGCTTACAGTTGACAAAGCAACGCCAACTGTCCAATTCCAAAACTTCAACAAAACCTACGGAGATCCTCAATTCAGCTTGCTAGAGCAAATTTCGAATCTCCCTACCGACTATTCCGGCACTATATCGTTTACCAACACTAACAATTTCAATGGCACAAACGGTACTGTATCCCTAAGCGGAAGCAATGACCATTTGGCCACAGTCGGAGACGTTGGTGAAGTAAGATTAACCGTACACCTTGCGGAAGACGCAAATTACAACGCAAGGGATGTAAACGCCACGCTTGAAATCCAAAAGGCCACACCAACATTAGTTTTCGACAACTTTACGAAGAAGTATAAGTACGGGGACAATACCTTTGACTTGGAAGACTACGCATATGTTGATGAGATTAACCCCGGTACTATTACGTTCCAAGTCGAGGAAGACTTTGACGACGCTATTGACTTAACAGGGTCCATAGTTACGGTCAAACGTTCGGGAGTCGTTAAATTAAGAATGAACGTAGCTACGACAGACAGCTATAGCGCTCATCACAAAATAGCCGAGCTAACAGTTGATCGAGACTTCCCTGCGGTAACGTTCAACGATTTCGAAGCCCTAGTATTGGACGAGATCGAACTGGATGATCTTATTACCGTACCTGACGATTATTCGAAAGCGAATATCACTTATTCGGTAAACAACGGAACCGGAACAGCCGAGTTAAACGGCATAGACAATAGCTTGCTGGAAACGTTGACTACCGGAACAGTATCGGTAACCGCTAGCCTTGCGCAAACAGACAAATACGACATGAGAGTAGTGTCGGCGACTGTTGACATAGTGAAAAGGCCCGCTCCCTACTCTATTTCGTTCCCAGACTTTAGCAGGGCTTACGGCACCAACCCGTTGGATCTACGCAATAAGGTTATAGTCACCGGCGACGGCACATTGTTCCGTAGCCAACAAATCGCCGTATCACACGGAATGGACATGACTCTCCAAACGGACAGTTATGAATTCTCAAAAGTGGATAACGGCAACCAAGTGGTCAGCCTTAGCGGCGCTTACAACCAGACCGCGACAATCAACAAAGTCGGGGTAATTACCTTAGAGTTTAAGATAAACGCTAACGACTACTTTGAGGAAGTGAAGGTTACGTCAAATATGACAGTCAACCAGATCTCTCCAAGTATCACTTTCGACAATTTCCAGAAAACTTACGGAGACGAAGACTTCAACCTCTTTGATCACCTGTCAGTTCCTTCGGACTATACAGGAACTATAGAGTTCTTCGATGACGGAGGCACCGGTAGCATACTGCTTAGCGGAGACAGTGACGCCGACGTAGAGATCACCGGAGCCGGCCATGTGGATATCAGAGTAGCGCTGGGCGGAGACCATAACTATGAGGCCAATAACAAGACCGCTCGCCTAACGATTCACAAAGCGGACCTTATTCCCGCAGATATATTCAGTGACTTCACAAAGACATTCAATGATCCAGATTTCAATCTGGACAACAGGCTTAACCTGCCGGATGATTATACGGGTGCTCCTACATATAGCAAAGCCACCCAAAACCCACTTCTTGGCGACGTGGCTTTGACCGGAGACAGAATGCAACATGCCGAATTATTGGTGTCGGGAACTATAGAGCTTACGGCAAATATTCCCCACGATGACAACTATAATTCGACAACAGCTACGGCTACATTGACTATAAATAAAGATGACCCTGTGGTCACTTTCGGAAACATTGACAAAACATACAATGATCCGAATTTCGAATTAGAAGCAACAACCAATGCTCCGGAACCAATCACTTATCAAGTGGTAAGTGGCAGTGAGTATGTCGCCCTTTACATTAACCCTTCTGAGCCACAAAAAACATATGTAAGTATTCGTGGGGCCGGAACAGCGGTAATAAAAGCGGTTTCAGAAGAAGGCATCATTAACTATAACGAAGGTTCGGCTACGGCAACCATAACTATCTCCAAAGACGATCCGGCCATCCTCTTTGACAACTTCACGAAAGTTTATGGAGACGAACCGTTTAGTCTTGAGGATGACACTGTACTACCTTCAGATTACGACGGCACATTCACTTACGAGAAAACGGATACCAACAATACCGTAGCGCAACTGGGCGGAACAAATAACAGTATCGTAACCATTGAACGGGCCGGAGCCGTAAACTTCAAGATCGTTCTAAGCGGTGACGCCAACTACAACCCGGCCCATAAAGTGGCGACCATGACGGTTGACAGGGCTACGCCAACCGTAGGGTTTAACATCCCTCCCGTAACCATCGGCGATCAGGATCTGGACCTGAACAACTACATCCAACCGCCAGGCGACTATGACGGTAAAGTAACTTACCAGATAGAGGCCAGCAGGGATGGCGGAGCCGTTACCCTTGGCGGGCCAAACAACGAGGACCTGACAATAGTACAAGCCGGCGAAGTGGATATCAAAGCCACATTCAACACAGACGGCAAGTACAGTACGGCTTCGAGCGTATCCACAATAGTCATCAGCAAAGCGGCTACAGGCATTACTTTCGCTATCGCGGACAAAACCTACGGAGACGAGGACTTTACCTTGGAGGCTATGAGCATGCCGGCCGGGGCCGAGTTTGAGTATGAAGTGGTACCGGGAGGCACAGGCGACGTAAGACTCTACGGTGACGACAACGAGTTTGTGGAAATCCTGGGAGCGGGAACGGTCACTATCCGGGCCAAGGCGTTAGAAAGAACTAACTACCTGCCGAACTTCGAGGACGTAACCTTCACGATCTTCAAAGCCGATCCTACGATCGACTTCCAGGACCAAGCCGTTACCTATGACCCGAACCAGCTCTTCGAGCTTCAGGCGGGATCGGTTCCTGAGGGAGTTATCGACTTCGCATTGACAGGCGGTACAGGCGCTATCGTACTCGAAGGCGACAGAAACCAATTCTTCACCGTATTGCAAGCCGGTTATGTAGACCTGACCGCAACATTCGAAGAAACGGCTAACTTCAATAGCGGAACAGCCAATGCCAAACTGACTATACACAAGGCCGAGCCGGTCATTACCTTCGACGATATCCAGAAAACTTTCGACGACGACGACTTCGAACTTGAGGCCACCGCGGTCTCACCGGGCGACATCACCTACTCCGTCGAAAACGGAACCGGAGCGGTTTCTCTCTACGGAGACTACAACAAGGAGGTACGCCTTGTAAAGGCGGGCAATGTTACCATTAGGGCTTCAATTGCTTCGACGGTCAACTACAAAGCGGGTGTTGCCGACGCAGAGTTAATCATTAACAAAGCTGATCCATTGTTAGTGACTGATGACGCTGACAAGACCTACGGTGACGTACCGTTCGAACTCTTCACCGTAAGCCGTTCGGATGGAGACGTTACCTACTCGATAGACTCGGGTGAAGAAGTAATCAGCCTCGACGGCAACCTGGTCACTATTCTGCAATCGGGTGTAGCCACTATCGCCACTAGAATCGAAGAAACCGACAACTATACGAGCGGACTCGCATTCTCAACCGTAAGGGTAGAAAAAGCGATTTCCACTATCGACAACTTCTTTAATATCGTTTCCACTTACGGCGACGCTCCATTCGATCTTGACGCCACCACTAACTCGGACGGTGTTATCAGATACGTGCTAGAAAGCGGTGACGACGTAGTGTCATTGAACGGTAACGAAATCACGTTGCTGAAATCGGGCACGGCGATGGTTAAGGCCTATGTTCAGGAAACTGACAAGTACTTCGCGTCGGAGAAGATCATCACTATCGAAGTGCTGAGGGCTACAGCGGTTATCACCAACTTCAATGACTTGACCAACACTTACGGCGACGCTCCGGTAACTCTTACCGCCGGAACGAATTCGGACGGAAGCCTAAGCTACTCAGTAGTGTCGGGCGACGACGTGATAAGCCTCGACGGCGCCGTGGTCACCTTCTTGAAAAGCGGAGTGGCCTACATAAAGGCAACCGTTCCGGAGACCGACAAATTCCTAAGCGTTGAGAGAGTGATTAAAGTTGATGTTAAAAGGGCGTTCCCGAAAATCCTGAACTTTGCGGATATTACGGCTACGTACCTTGACAGGCCGGTTACTTTGGACGCCACAACCAACTCGGATTCGCCGATCAATTACGCTCTCACTTCCGGTGACGACGTAATCAGTCTTGACGGGCCGACATTCACGACCCTGAAGAGCGGAACGGCGACTATTACCGCCTCAGTAAACGAAACCGAGAAGTACTACGCCGGAGAATTGACGATCACCGTAACCGTACAAACCGCCAGAGCCTGGATCCAGAATATCGAGGATATGACGGTAAAATACGACTCGCCAATCTTCACTTACGAAGCGACCAGCAACTCGGACGGAACGGTACTATACGAACTCCTAAGCGGCTCGGACGTAATCAACCTGAAAGACGGCAAGGTAACTACCCTAAAAGCGGGTACCGCGACAGTCAAAGCGTATGTAAACGATACGGAACGCTTTGAAAGCGCCAGCAGGGTTGTGACAGTGACTGTTGAAAGGGCGGTTACCGTTATCGAGAATTTCGACAACTTGGTTAAGACCGTAGACGACCCGGCCTTTATCCTGACAGCATCGTCCAATTCAGACGCGCCGATTTCCTACGCTAAGGTAATCGATAACGGAGTGATTGCGCTGGAAGGCAACAAAGTCATCATCAAGAGCCCGGGTATCGCATATGTGAAAGCCTCGGTTCCGGAAAATGACAAGTTTGAGGCCGGTGAAAAAGTGATCGCCATCCAGGTCAACACCGTAACGGATGTAACTGCCGCCAAGGCCCAGAGCATCACGGTTTACCCAGTGCCTAGCGACGGCGAGGTTAACGTGGAATGGGACGGCCATATTGACGCGATTGTAGTCTACGACCTCAAAGGAAACATGGTTTTCAACGCCGACGGAAAAGGCGCAGAAAACAAAGTCGAACTTAACTTGGCCAGTGGCATGTACGTGCTGAAAGCCAAAGCCGGCGACAACACCTTTGTGAAACGCATAAGCATTAAATAA
- a CDS encoding helix-turn-helix domain-containing protein, translated as MSQLNITHRARIFLGIREGKTDAEIARVIGFHRSTVGREIQRNGGREGYDLWKAQGARDRRQGLAVLGRMLFGGGVPFNSRLRKRDLKYAYFSYAHIHWYDFDQDRFFRKSETWRHQPYVRRRSVSVFFGFPKSGRMSLGSLEKEQGADKSIRRVEWNDVGLEWLADRVILSSLVPEKRGRMANCVFLVANGQLSA; from the coding sequence ATGTCCCAACTGAATATAACCCATAGGGCCCGAATATTTTTAGGTATCCGCGAGGGGAAGACCGACGCCGAGATCGCGCGGGTTATCGGGTTTCATCGCAGTACCGTGGGGCGGGAGATACAACGCAATGGCGGACGGGAGGGCTATGACCTTTGGAAAGCGCAAGGCGCCCGGGACCGTAGGCAGGGCTTGGCCGTGTTGGGTAGAATGCTGTTTGGCGGAGGCGTGCCGTTTAATTCACGCTTACGCAAACGAGACCTGAAATACGCTTACTTTTCCTATGCGCATATCCATTGGTATGATTTTGACCAAGACCGTTTTTTTCGGAAAAGTGAGACTTGGAGGCACCAGCCTTATGTTCGTCGGCGTAGTGTCTCGGTCTTTTTTGGGTTTCCCAAGTCGGGAAGAATGTCATTGGGCTCTTTGGAAAAGGAACAAGGGGCTGACAAAAGTATTCGGCGAGTTGAATGGAATGATGTCGGTTTGGAATGGCTGGCAGACAGGGTGATTTTGTCTTCTTTGGTGCCGGAGAAGCGTGGTCGTATGGCTAATTGTGTCTTTTTGGTTGCTAATGGACAGTTGTCGGCTTAG
- a CDS encoding TlpA disulfide reductase family protein, whose translation MKLCHFSFLILLALAVSQSFGQTVIKGKLHGAVNQTVRYADISAKANFPLYCKKTKTDSKGNFRITLNTESPTFFWVAPEKAKLNYMIVKPDGKYKVEFGQEGENFKIKGTDAELNTFYSNLPHQALQALKKLGRDGDIHKKAKAKKVAEYKALDSLTKLKKLSQEVLNAIKRDRALFYAEQDILLSIRSPEPFKTVGEALRLANDPQYKTCVAFLPLTESIIKAKVRSDKSYSREKMRALAKQGKAHTFTVNTAKKYFEEPVKEAFIAYYIHERAFQKRFEKELVSLFDEFKQSYPASSFTPHVQPLVSKIEAFHKKVAQPAPDNIHFVENPKTVTSLEELLKKFKGQKLYVDVWATWCGPCKTEFEHNKELKKLLKRKGINVLYISIDRPDREKAWNEMIRYYELEGSHIRAEKPLVKDLEKIFGNGGGLSIPWYMLIDENGDIVKKRASRPADLQSLENEISVSFKSL comes from the coding sequence ATGAAACTTTGTCATTTTTCGTTTTTGATTTTATTGGCATTGGCCGTTTCGCAAAGCTTCGGACAAACGGTCATCAAGGGAAAACTCCACGGCGCCGTTAACCAGACTGTACGTTACGCCGATATTTCGGCGAAGGCCAACTTTCCCCTCTACTGCAAAAAAACCAAAACCGATTCCAAGGGTAACTTCCGCATTACTCTCAATACGGAATCGCCGACATTCTTTTGGGTAGCTCCGGAAAAAGCCAAGCTCAATTATATGATTGTAAAACCCGACGGCAAATACAAAGTCGAGTTTGGGCAGGAAGGCGAGAATTTTAAAATAAAAGGTACCGACGCCGAACTGAACACATTTTACTCCAACCTTCCCCATCAGGCTTTGCAAGCGCTTAAGAAACTTGGACGCGACGGCGACATCCATAAAAAGGCCAAGGCGAAAAAAGTTGCGGAATACAAAGCCTTGGATTCCTTGACGAAGCTTAAAAAGCTATCGCAAGAAGTACTGAACGCTATAAAGAGAGACCGGGCCCTGTTCTACGCCGAACAAGACATTCTGCTTTCTATCCGTAGCCCCGAACCGTTCAAAACCGTAGGCGAAGCTTTGCGGTTGGCCAACGACCCGCAATACAAAACTTGCGTGGCTTTCCTTCCTTTAACGGAAAGCATAATAAAGGCCAAGGTCCGAAGCGACAAAAGCTACTCCCGAGAAAAAATGAGAGCGCTGGCCAAGCAAGGCAAAGCCCATACGTTTACCGTAAACACCGCAAAAAAGTATTTTGAGGAGCCGGTCAAAGAGGCCTTTATCGCTTACTATATCCATGAGCGCGCGTTCCAAAAACGTTTCGAAAAAGAATTGGTATCTCTCTTTGACGAGTTTAAACAATCGTATCCCGCCAGCTCTTTCACGCCGCACGTACAGCCACTGGTCTCAAAAATAGAGGCTTTTCATAAAAAAGTGGCGCAACCCGCTCCCGACAATATCCATTTTGTCGAAAACCCAAAGACGGTTACAAGCTTGGAAGAATTGCTTAAAAAATTCAAGGGGCAGAAGCTGTATGTAGACGTTTGGGCAACATGGTGCGGACCGTGCAAGACAGAATTCGAACACAACAAGGAGTTGAAGAAACTACTCAAGCGCAAAGGGATAAACGTACTGTATATCTCCATTGACCGGCCGGACAGGGAGAAAGCATGGAACGAAATGATTCGCTACTATGAGCTGGAAGGCTCCCATATCAGGGCCGAAAAACCGTTGGTCAAAGATTTGGAGAAAATTTTCGGAAACGGTGGCGGGCTATCCATCCCTTGGTATATGCTTATTGACGAAAACGGCGACATCGTAAAAAAACGCGCCAGCCGGCCAGCCGATTTACAAAGCCTTGAAAATGAAATATCCGTTAGCTTCAAGTCTCTCTAA
- the lhgO gene encoding L-2-hydroxyglutarate oxidase, producing the protein MTYDISIIGGGIVGLATAYKILSQNPNLKLLLIEKEKELGAHQTGNNSGVIHSGLYYKPGSLKATNCIRGYHELVDFCKKEEIPFELCGKLVVSTAQEQIPLMNNLLERGTANGLKGIKRLNKEELKEHEPHVSGIEGLWVPQTGIVDYSVVCEKLGQKVQQLGGEIKMGSKVTNITTAKVASTIETSTGDYQTKLVVNCAGLYSDKVAEMTMGKKLNLRIIPFKGEYYKLKPESESLVKNLIYPVPDPNFPFLGVHFTRMMKGGVEAGPNAVLAFAREGYKKTQINFAELFETLTWPGFQKVASKYWKTGMGEMYRSFSKKAFTKALQGLIPEITEKDLVAGGAGIRAQACEKDGGLVDDFLIFENEFAVNVCNAPSPAATSALSIGQTLSEKILTRF; encoded by the coding sequence GTGACATACGATATCAGCATAATCGGGGGCGGAATTGTAGGGCTAGCTACCGCATATAAGATCCTAAGTCAAAACCCTAACCTCAAGCTCCTTTTGATCGAGAAAGAAAAGGAACTTGGCGCCCACCAAACCGGCAATAACAGCGGTGTTATCCACTCAGGTCTGTACTATAAGCCGGGCTCTCTCAAGGCCACCAATTGTATTAGGGGGTACCACGAACTGGTCGACTTTTGTAAAAAAGAAGAGATTCCCTTCGAGCTTTGCGGTAAATTGGTAGTCTCTACCGCTCAGGAACAAATTCCGCTGATGAACAACCTTTTGGAAAGGGGAACAGCCAACGGACTTAAAGGCATCAAAAGACTAAACAAGGAGGAACTCAAAGAACACGAGCCTCACGTAAGCGGTATCGAAGGCCTGTGGGTGCCCCAAACCGGGATTGTCGACTATTCGGTAGTATGCGAAAAGTTGGGGCAGAAAGTCCAACAGCTTGGAGGAGAAATCAAGATGGGCTCCAAGGTTACCAATATCACCACCGCCAAGGTGGCCAGTACTATCGAGACATCAACGGGCGACTACCAAACCAAACTTGTTGTCAACTGCGCCGGTCTTTACTCCGACAAGGTTGCGGAAATGACCATGGGCAAAAAACTAAATCTCAGGATCATTCCTTTTAAAGGGGAATATTATAAGCTTAAGCCCGAAAGCGAATCATTGGTGAAGAATCTGATCTATCCTGTTCCGGATCCTAACTTCCCTTTCCTCGGCGTACACTTTACACGTATGATGAAAGGTGGCGTGGAGGCCGGGCCTAACGCCGTTTTGGCTTTTGCCAGAGAAGGCTACAAAAAGACGCAGATTAATTTTGCAGAACTTTTTGAGACGCTAACTTGGCCCGGATTCCAGAAAGTGGCTTCGAAATACTGGAAGACAGGTATGGGAGAAATGTACCGCTCATTCTCCAAAAAGGCGTTTACCAAAGCATTGCAGGGCCTTATCCCGGAAATCACCGAGAAGGATTTGGTGGCCGGAGGTGCCGGTATCAGAGCCCAGGCTTGCGAAAAAGACGGCGGTTTGGTGGATGATTTCCTGATCTTCGAAAACGAATTCGCCGTGAATGTCTGCAATGCGCCTTCGCCCGCGGCCACTTCGGCGCTGTCGATCGGACAGACGCTTTCCGAAAAGATTTTGACAAGATTCTAA
- a CDS encoding TlpA disulfide reductase family protein: MKQTRLLPLLCLLLASLSVFGQKKTEFKGVVKGKTTASIIIQHGPVSHFGGNGEPKMDTIPVRDGKFSITLNLSEPEYVTAIPEAGIRHRGNKRGPYWGFAMRAAFFIFPGERLSLKTELLADRWSVNAKGNKMAQTATTLRQANLNDYVAFDSLEMQLDKAKQNGLSKNETNKLFEERNKRRAPARERLKEYATTHLDEEYSLFLLIKSGGPALVAKYYDQIPENIRSGLFGDFLRKALKRGKRNTRMDKAKKLLVAGAKAPDFELESLDGKKVALSGIKADYIVLDFWGSWCGWCTKEFPELKKCHTKYGDRIKIVGVDCFDGKKAWKDAVEKHELPWLQLYNDRESENPIDVMYGVTNFPTKVILDKELNIVARYKGADPAFFKKLDELMGGS, translated from the coding sequence ATGAAACAGACTAGACTTCTTCCCCTCTTATGCTTATTGTTGGCAAGCCTTTCCGTTTTCGGACAAAAAAAGACAGAGTTTAAAGGCGTGGTAAAGGGCAAAACCACCGCTTCCATCATTATCCAACACGGCCCCGTCAGTCATTTCGGCGGTAATGGCGAACCAAAAATGGACACTATACCTGTACGCGACGGCAAGTTTTCGATTACGCTAAACCTCTCGGAACCGGAATACGTAACGGCGATACCGGAAGCGGGTATCCGCCACAGAGGCAATAAGCGCGGGCCTTATTGGGGATTCGCCATGCGCGCCGCGTTCTTTATTTTTCCGGGCGAACGTTTGTCTCTCAAAACCGAACTGCTCGCCGACCGGTGGAGCGTAAACGCCAAGGGCAACAAAATGGCCCAAACGGCGACAACCCTAAGGCAAGCGAACCTAAACGACTACGTGGCATTCGACAGTTTGGAAATGCAACTTGACAAAGCCAAACAAAACGGACTGTCAAAAAACGAAACCAATAAGCTTTTCGAAGAACGGAACAAACGCCGGGCTCCCGCGCGGGAAAGGCTTAAAGAATACGCCACCACCCATCTTGACGAAGAATACTCGTTGTTTTTGCTCATAAAGAGCGGCGGCCCCGCCCTTGTGGCAAAATACTACGATCAGATACCGGAAAACATACGCTCGGGCCTCTTCGGCGACTTTTTGCGCAAAGCCTTGAAAAGAGGCAAGCGAAATACGAGGATGGACAAGGCCAAAAAACTGTTGGTAGCCGGCGCGAAAGCCCCCGATTTCGAATTGGAATCCCTTGACGGAAAAAAAGTCGCTTTGTCCGGAATAAAAGCGGATTATATCGTGCTGGACTTTTGGGGTAGCTGGTGCGGTTGGTGCACCAAAGAATTTCCCGAACTGAAGAAGTGTCACACAAAGTACGGAGACCGCATAAAGATAGTGGGTGTCGATTGCTTCGACGGTAAAAAGGCTTGGAAAGATGCGGTGGAAAAACACGAACTCCCTTGGCTCCAACTCTATAATGACCGCGAAAGCGAAAACCCTATCGACGTTATGTACGGAGTAACGAACTTTCCCACCAAAGTTATCCTTGACAAAGAGCTGAACATCGTCGCGAGATACAAAGGCGCCGATCCGGCGTTCTTCAAAAAACTCGACGAGCTGATGGGCGGCAGTTGA